One Bacteroidales bacterium DNA window includes the following coding sequences:
- the rpsE gene encoding 30S ribosomal protein S5, giving the protein MANLNVRRVKSSEIEFKDKLVSIQRVTKVTKGGRTFSFSAVVVVGNENGVVGHGLGKAKEVTAAIAKGIDDAKKNLIKVPVMKGTIPHEQLGKYSGALVYLQPAAPGTGVIAGGAMRAVLESVGIKDVLAKSKGSSNPHSVVKATIHALMQIRDPYAVAQLRNIPMEKVFNG; this is encoded by the coding sequence CAGAAGAGTAAAATCAAGCGAAATCGAATTCAAGGATAAGCTTGTCAGCATCCAGCGTGTTACCAAGGTCACCAAAGGTGGGCGAACATTTAGCTTCTCCGCGGTCGTGGTGGTGGGCAATGAAAACGGAGTGGTCGGCCACGGGCTGGGCAAGGCAAAAGAAGTCACTGCCGCCATCGCCAAAGGGATTGATGATGCCAAGAAGAACCTGATCAAGGTTCCTGTCATGAAAGGAACGATTCCCCACGAACAGCTGGGCAAATACAGCGGAGCCCTGGTTTACCTGCAGCCGGCTGCCCCGGGGACCGGCGTGATCGCCGGGGGTGCGATGCGTGCTGTGCTGGAAAGTGTCGGAATTAAAGACGTGCTGGCCAAGTCAAAAGGTTCATCCAATCCGCACAGCGTGGTAAAGGCGACCATCCATGCCCTGATGCAGATTCGGGATCCCTATGCGGTTGCTCAGCTGAGAAACATACCCATGGAAAAAGTGTTCAACGGATAA